One segment of Olsenella uli DSM 7084 DNA contains the following:
- a CDS encoding Sapep family Mn(2+)-dependent dipeptidase: MADEELKRQAHDFVEANWEDIVKDIEDLVAVRSVEDMEHATEGMPYGPAPYEALRRGVEIASRLGLDAHNCDGHIGYADLVGRSERQIAMIAHTDIVPEGTGWHFDPFKVTRKDGYLIGRGVLDDKGPFVLELYTAKFFAEQVARTGERLPYTLRCIIGNNEETDMRDVEWYLERYEQPEFLFSPDADFPLICGEKGGFSATIRSGKVSDVIVDFDGGTVGNAVAGEATATVRGDARLLAGTDRIDVEDAGEGLVRLTAHGIGAHASTPEGSVNAIGLLVDYLLANGLYSDAEKPFLDMEGLVFGSTDGSTLGIAATDDLFDPLTCIGGTIRTRDGVFEQTIDSRYPTSITGEEIARRVGALCEAHGCTLTVDLDMVPFSTDPDSEGVQALVGTYNEYTGRNDRPFTIGGGTYARHFKAGGAFGPNDPSFPMPEWVGAEHSADEGFSEEQFKRALEIYIVSVARLMRLSF, translated from the coding sequence ATGGCAGATGAGGAACTGAAGAGACAGGCGCATGACTTCGTCGAGGCCAACTGGGAAGACATCGTGAAGGACATCGAGGATCTCGTCGCCGTCCGCTCGGTCGAGGACATGGAGCACGCGACCGAGGGCATGCCCTATGGCCCTGCCCCATACGAGGCCCTGCGCAGGGGCGTCGAGATCGCCTCGCGCCTGGGACTTGACGCCCACAACTGCGACGGGCACATCGGCTATGCCGATCTCGTCGGCAGGTCCGAGAGGCAGATCGCGATGATCGCCCACACGGATATCGTCCCCGAGGGCACGGGCTGGCACTTCGACCCGTTCAAGGTGACCCGCAAGGACGGCTACCTGATCGGCCGTGGCGTCCTGGACGACAAGGGCCCCTTCGTCCTCGAGCTCTATACGGCGAAGTTCTTTGCCGAGCAGGTTGCCCGCACGGGGGAGCGGCTGCCGTACACCCTCCGCTGCATCATCGGCAACAACGAGGAGACCGACATGCGCGATGTCGAGTGGTACCTCGAGCGCTACGAGCAGCCGGAGTTCCTGTTCTCGCCCGACGCCGACTTCCCGCTCATCTGTGGGGAGAAGGGTGGCTTCTCGGCCACCATCCGCTCCGGCAAGGTGTCTGACGTGATCGTCGACTTCGATGGCGGTACCGTGGGCAACGCCGTTGCCGGAGAGGCCACGGCGACCGTCAGGGGTGACGCGCGGCTCCTCGCGGGGACCGACCGCATCGACGTCGAGGATGCCGGGGAGGGCCTTGTGAGGCTCACGGCCCATGGCATCGGGGCGCACGCCTCGACGCCCGAGGGATCCGTCAACGCCATCGGCCTTCTGGTGGACTATCTCCTGGCGAACGGCCTCTACTCCGACGCCGAGAAGCCCTTCCTCGACATGGAGGGCCTCGTGTTTGGCTCCACGGACGGCTCGACGCTGGGCATCGCCGCCACCGATGACCTCTTCGACCCGTTGACCTGCATCGGTGGCACCATTCGTACCAGGGACGGAGTCTTCGAGCAGACCATCGACTCGCGCTACCCGACGTCGATCACCGGTGAGGAGATCGCCCGGCGCGTGGGCGCCCTCTGCGAGGCGCATGGCTGCACGCTGACGGTCGACCTCGACATGGTGCCCTTCTCCACCGACCCCGATTCCGAGGGCGTCCAGGCGCTGGTGGGCACCTACAACGAGTACACGGGTCGCAATGACCGGCCGTTCACCATCGGCGGCGGCACCTACGCCCGCCACTTCAAGGCCGGCGGCGCGTTCGGCCCCAACGACCCCAGCTTCCCGATGCCCGAATGGGTCGGTGCCGAGCACTCTGCGGACGAGGGCTTCTCCGAGGAGCAGTTCAAGCGGGCCCTGGAGATCTACATCGTCTCCGTCGCCCGCCTCATGAGGCTCTCGTTCTAA